A portion of the Channa argus isolate prfri chromosome 19, Channa argus male v1.0, whole genome shotgun sequence genome contains these proteins:
- the LOC137104985 gene encoding carbonic anhydrase 1-like: MPHWGYKKDNGPSTWAHDFPIANGPRQSPIDIVRSQAVHDPALKPLQLKYDPSTCLEIINNGHSFQVSFADDTDSSTLTGGPISGTYRLKQFHFHWGATDHKGSEHTVDGHKHPAELHLVHWNTKYANFGEAVNKPDGLAVVGVFLKIGHDNPHLHKLLDTFNGIQNKNTQTTFSDFNPATLLPECLAYWTYEGSLTTPPLNECVTWIVCKEPIHVSHTQMAKFRTLHFSGEGEAVCHMVDNYRPPQPLNGRTVRASFK; encoded by the exons ATGCCTCACTGGGGATACAAAAAGGACAACG GACCCAGCACATGGGCTCATGACTTTCCCATCGCCAACGGACCACGTCAGTCTCCCATTGACATCGTGCGAAGCCAGGCAGTGCACGACCCGGCGCTGAAGCCGCTCCAGCTGAAATACGACCCGTCCACCTGCCTTGAAATCATCAACAACGGCCATTCCTTCCAAGTGTCCTTCGCGGACGACACCGACTCCTCAA CTCTGACAGGGGGACCAATCTCAGGAACCTACAGGCTCAAGCAGTTTCATTTCCACTGGGGAGCCACTGACCACAAAGGCTCTGAGCACACTGTGGACGGGCATAAGCATCCTGCAGAG CTCCATCTGGTGCACTGGAACACCAAATATGCAAACTTTGGTGAAGCTGTTAACAAACCCGATGGACTTGCTGTTGTTGGAGTTTTCCTAAAG atcGGTCATGACAACCCCCACCTCCACAAGCTTCTAGACACGTTTAACGGCATCCAGAACAAA AACACGCAGACCACGTTTTCCGACTTCAACCCAGCCACTTTGCTCCCTGAGTGTCTGGCCTACTGGACGTATGAGGGCTCTCTGACCACACCACCCCTGAACGAATGCGTTACCTGGATTGTGTGCAAGGAGCCAATCCATGTCAGCCACACACAG ATGGCCAAATTCCGCACCCTGCACTTCTCCGGTGAAGGCGAGGCCGTGTGCCACATGGTGGACAACTACCGCCCACCGCAGCCCCTCAATGGTCGCACCGTCCGGGCTTCCTTCAAGTAA